The nucleotide window GTAGAGCGCGGCAGCGGGCAGGCAGCCGATGCGGTAGCCGCGGGCACAGGGCTCGCACCAGTGGGCCTGGTCGCCGTCTTTGAGGTCGCGCAGCCGCAGGTCGCCGTGACAGTGGGGACAGCGGGTCGCAAGGCCGCGGGAGCTGGACGGAAAGGAGGGTTCGCGAACTAAAGCCTTCACGTTTTGATTATAGCGTAAAAGGCGCTGCCAGAGCTACGCCAAGCCACGCGTCCAGCAAAACCGCAGCGCGAACGGCGTGCCGTTTGCGCTGCGGTTTTGCTGGACGCTACAGGCCGTCGGCGGCCAGATCGTTGAAGCGCACGTGCGCCGAGTTGAACTGCAGCTTGACCGTACCCACCGGGCCGTTGCGCTGCTTTCCGATGATGATCTCGGCGATGCCCTGCTGGTCGGTTTCCTTGTTGTAGTACTCGTCGCGGTAGATGAACATCACGATGTCCGCGTCCTGCTCGATCGCGCCGGACTCGCGCAGGTCCGAGAGCATCGGGCGGTGGTTCGGGCGCTGTTCGACCGCGCGCGACAGCTGCGAGAGCACGATCACCGGCACGTCCAGCTCGCGGGCGATGCTCTTGAGGCCGCGCGAGATGGCGCTGATCTCCTGCTGGCGGTTCTCGTTGCCGCCGCCGCCCTTGGAGCCGCTCATCAGCTGCAGGTAGTCGATGACCACCAGCGACAGCTTGCCGTGCTGCGCCAGCAGGCGGCGGCACTTGCTGCGCAGCTCGTTGATGGTCAGCTCCGAGGTGTCGTCGATGTACAGCGGGGCCTCGGCCATGCGGCCGGCCGCGTTGGCCAGCCGCTCGAAGTCGCGCTCGTTGAGCTGCCCCGAGCGCACCCGGTTCATGTCCACCCGCGCTTCCGAGCACAGCATGCGCAGCGCAAGCTGCACTGCGGGCATCTCGAGGCTGAATACGGCCACCGCCCCGGTGGTGGCCGGGTCCCCCTTGAGGGCCACGTTCTGTGCGATCGACAGTGCAAAAGCGGTCTTGCCCATCGAGGGACGCGCGGCCAGCACGTTCAGGCTGCCCGGCTGCAGACCGGTGGTCCACTCGTCGAGGTCGCGGAAGTGTGTGCGTACGCCCTGGCCCACCCCGCCGTTGTTGTGCAGCTGGGTGATGTACTCGAACGTCTCGTGCACCACCTTGTTCATGGCCTGAAACTCGTCCTGGCCTTTTTGCTGCGCCACCTCGAAGATCAGCTTCTCGGACTTGTCCAGCAGGTCCTCGAGGGGAAGGTCGGCGTCGTAGGCGAGCTGCATCACCTTGCCCGAGGCCGAAATCAGCTGGCGCAGGGTGTACTTTTCCTGCACGATCTTGCAGTACACCTCCGCGTACGCCGCCGTGGGCACCTGGTCGGCCAGGCCGACCAGGTAAGCGGCCCCGCCGACCTCCTCGAGCTGACCCTTGGCGCGCAGCTCCTCGGAGAGGGTCACGAGGTCCACCGGCTCGCCGCGCTCGTGCAGCGTCTGCATCGCGGCGAAGATCTTGCGGTGCGACTCGCGGTAGAACATCTCCGCGCTCAGCTGCTCGCTGATGTCGAGTAAGGCGTCGTTGTCCAGCAGCACGCTGCCGAGAACCGAGACCTCCGCCTCGGTGTTATGGGGGGGGATGCGGGTGACCAGTTCCATCGAATCAGACCTCTGGGTGAGTGAAAAGGCAGATGAAAACGCGGCGCTTCTAGAGGCCGCGCGAGACCTTCAGCTTACCGCCTGCATGGCAGGGGTACGTGAGTCTGAAGGGGCTGGCTCTACTATACTCCTGTGGAGCGCGGTTCCGCGGT belongs to Deinobacterium chartae and includes:
- the dnaB gene encoding replicative DNA helicase, whose amino-acid sequence is MELVTRIPPHNTEAEVSVLGSVLLDNDALLDISEQLSAEMFYRESHRKIFAAMQTLHERGEPVDLVTLSEELRAKGQLEEVGGAAYLVGLADQVPTAAYAEVYCKIVQEKYTLRQLISASGKVMQLAYDADLPLEDLLDKSEKLIFEVAQQKGQDEFQAMNKVVHETFEYITQLHNNGGVGQGVRTHFRDLDEWTTGLQPGSLNVLAARPSMGKTAFALSIAQNVALKGDPATTGAVAVFSLEMPAVQLALRMLCSEARVDMNRVRSGQLNERDFERLANAAGRMAEAPLYIDDTSELTINELRSKCRRLLAQHGKLSLVVIDYLQLMSGSKGGGGNENRQQEISAISRGLKSIARELDVPVIVLSQLSRAVEQRPNHRPMLSDLRESGAIEQDADIVMFIYRDEYYNKETDQQGIAEIIIGKQRNGPVGTVKLQFNSAHVRFNDLAADGL